One window of Brevibacterium pigmentatum genomic DNA carries:
- a CDS encoding metal-sensitive transcriptional regulator, whose translation MTEQHGYTPQKDALTRRMKRIEGQVRGIGKMIDDDKYCIDILTQVSAATAALHAVSINLLEEHIAHCVVDAAGSGDEEEARKKVEEASAAISRLIKS comes from the coding sequence ATGACTGAGCAACATGGATACACCCCGCAGAAGGACGCTCTCACGCGGAGGATGAAGCGGATCGAAGGTCAGGTCCGCGGCATCGGGAAGATGATCGATGACGATAAATACTGCATCGACATCCTCACCCAGGTCTCCGCCGCGACAGCCGCGCTGCACGCGGTCTCCATCAACCTCCTCGAAGAGCACATCGCTCACTGCGTGGTCGACGCCGCCGGGTCCGGCGACGAAGAGGAAGCGCGGAAGAAGGTCGAGGAGGCATCAGCCGCCATCTCCCGACTCATCAAGAGCTGA
- a CDS encoding heavy-metal-associated domain-containing protein yields the protein MTTTTITVSGMTCGHCEAAVKEELGALAGVSDVAVDLNAGGDSPVTITSSNELDDAAIRAAVDEAGYEVK from the coding sequence ATGACGACCACCACCATCACCGTTTCGGGAATGACCTGCGGACACTGCGAAGCCGCGGTCAAGGAAGAGCTCGGCGCACTTGCGGGCGTCTCGGACGTCGCGGTCGACCTCAACGCCGGGGGCGATTCCCCGGTGACGATCACCTCGTCGAACGAACTCGACGATGCGGCGATCCGTGCCGCCGTCGATGAGGCCGGCTACGAGGTGAAGTGA